From the genome of Streptomyces sp. NBC_00659, one region includes:
- a CDS encoding transposase has product MLAVHVVAANIQDRDGAKRSLLWTRLDHPGVQKIWADQGFAGRLVEWSRTILGRELEIVRKAPDQRGFQVQPKRWAVERTFSWLTAHRRLARDYEISPARSETMIRWAMIGIMVRRLTRGRPATRPGRRLLLRDVP; this is encoded by the coding sequence CTGCTGGCGGTTCACGTGGTCGCGGCGAACATCCAGGACCGCGACGGCGCGAAGCGTTCGTTGCTGTGGACCCGCCTGGACCATCCGGGTGTTCAGAAGATCTGGGCGGACCAGGGCTTCGCCGGCCGCCTTGTGGAGTGGTCACGCACGATCCTCGGCCGCGAGCTTGAGATCGTGCGCAAGGCCCCGGACCAGCGCGGATTCCAGGTCCAGCCCAAGAGATGGGCGGTCGAGCGCACCTTCTCGTGGCTCACCGCCCACCGCCGCCTCGCGCGTGACTACGAGATCAGTCCGGCCCGCTCGGAGACCATGATCCGCTGGGCAATGATCGGCATTATGGTCCGCCGACTCACCCGTGGCCGACCAGCGACGCGTCCGGGCCGGCGCTTGCTCCTGCGAGATGTTCCGTAG
- a CDS encoding contact-dependent growth inhibition system immunity protein: MTPPLHRDRSLEELEHDRWPAPSADDTRLVATALALRSRPIGELTVEDMRLLIRQDIGLPYLLPLALEVLRDNPMAEGHMYEGDLLSAVLTRNPAVWTEFPELGRELRAIVSKLTGVSKLTGLPSDARQRAERLLAQ, encoded by the coding sequence GTGACGCCTCCCTTGCATCGTGACCGCTCCCTTGAAGAGCTTGAACACGACCGCTGGCCAGCCCCGTCAGCCGACGACACCCGTCTTGTCGCTACTGCACTCGCCTTGCGGAGTCGGCCGATCGGCGAGCTGACCGTCGAAGACATGCGCTTGTTGATCAGGCAGGACATAGGCCTGCCCTACCTCCTGCCACTGGCACTGGAGGTGCTGCGGGACAACCCGATGGCAGAGGGGCACATGTACGAAGGCGATCTGCTGTCCGCGGTCCTCACCAGGAACCCAGCAGTCTGGACCGAGTTTCCCGAACTCGGCCGAGAGCTTCGCGCGATCGTCTCGAAGTTGACCGGCGTCTCGAAGTTGACCGGCCTGCCCTCTGACGCGCGTCAGAGGGCTGAGCGCCTTCTGGCTCAATAG
- a CDS encoding NADP-dependent oxidoreductase, which produces MKAIQFHEAGGPEVLQYDEVPVPEIGPGEVLVRVHAAGINPPDWYLREGMKVMPAEMRPALEFPLIPGTDMSGVVQAVAPDVSGFAVGDEVFGMLRFPGFDGRTYAEYVAAPASDLAHKPTSIDHVQAAGAPMAVLTAWQYLVDLGHDVPSPFTGQVHQPVPITPGMTVLVNGAAGGVGHFAVQLAKWKGAHVIAVASGRHEQFLRKLGADEFIDYTRTQAADVVSGMDLVIDTVGGPDSSRFLSVLKRGGTMLPVFFAEYDPEETARLGITVSNIQVRSNGPQLAEIGRLFGEGKLQVGVDSTYPLPEAGSAHTRAAQGHLQGKIVLTVVS; this is translated from the coding sequence ATGAAGGCGATCCAGTTCCACGAAGCGGGCGGGCCGGAAGTTCTGCAGTATGACGAGGTGCCGGTTCCCGAGATCGGCCCGGGCGAGGTGCTCGTCCGGGTGCACGCGGCGGGTATCAACCCGCCGGACTGGTACCTGCGTGAGGGGATGAAGGTCATGCCGGCCGAGATGAGGCCGGCGCTGGAGTTCCCCCTGATCCCCGGAACGGACATGTCGGGCGTGGTCCAGGCGGTCGCTCCGGACGTGTCGGGGTTCGCCGTCGGTGACGAGGTCTTCGGCATGCTGCGGTTCCCCGGATTCGACGGCCGGACGTACGCCGAGTACGTGGCCGCGCCGGCTTCGGACCTGGCTCACAAGCCGACCAGTATTGACCATGTGCAGGCGGCTGGGGCGCCGATGGCCGTGCTGACGGCCTGGCAGTACCTGGTTGATCTTGGCCACGACGTGCCGTCTCCTTTCACCGGCCAGGTGCACCAGCCGGTGCCGATCACGCCAGGGATGACCGTGCTGGTCAACGGGGCCGCCGGTGGAGTGGGCCACTTCGCGGTGCAGCTGGCGAAATGGAAGGGGGCACACGTCATCGCGGTGGCCTCGGGCCGGCACGAGCAGTTCCTGCGCAAGCTCGGCGCCGATGAGTTCATCGACTACACCAGGACGCAGGCCGCGGACGTGGTCAGCGGTATGGACCTGGTGATCGACACCGTCGGTGGTCCGGACAGCTCACGCTTTCTGAGCGTGCTCAAGCGCGGCGGCACCATGCTTCCGGTGTTCTTCGCCGAGTACGACCCGGAAGAGACGGCGCGTCTGGGCATCACAGTCTCGAACATTCAGGTGCGTTCCAACGGTCCCCAGCTCGCCGAGATCGGGCGCCTGTTCGGCGAGGGCAAGCTCCAGGTCGGGGTGGACAGCACCTACCCGCTGCCCGAGGCGGGCAGCGCACACACGCGAGCCGCGCAGGGCCACCTCCAAGGCAAGATCGTGCTGACGGTGGTCTCGTGA
- the gcvH gene encoding glycine cleavage system protein GcvH produces the protein MYPTEYKYTQEHEWIRVDGKTASIGLTDFAQKQLGDVVFVEVMQKVGELFEAGEAFGTVESVKAVSELFMPVTGKFVEFNTRLEEEPEALNTDPHDTWIIKIEMSDAKELDELFTATQYEKYLANEA, from the coding sequence ATGTATCCCACTGAGTACAAGTACACCCAGGAGCACGAATGGATCCGGGTCGACGGCAAAACGGCCTCTATCGGTCTGACGGACTTCGCGCAGAAGCAGCTCGGTGACGTCGTCTTCGTGGAGGTGATGCAGAAGGTGGGCGAACTGTTCGAGGCTGGGGAAGCTTTCGGCACTGTGGAGTCGGTCAAGGCGGTATCCGAGCTGTTCATGCCGGTCACCGGCAAGTTCGTCGAGTTCAACACACGGCTCGAAGAAGAACCGGAAGCCCTCAACACCGATCCCCACGACACCTGGATCATCAAGATCGAGATGTCCGACGCCAAGGAGCTGGACGAGCTGTTCACCGCCACCCAGTACGAGAAGTACCTCGCCAACGAGGCGTAG
- a CDS encoding DUF6924 domain-containing protein, with product MLPAVTGRDEFAALIIRTDFSDETVWRAVCAESLRPWGDGDYEPHVHIVDDLVWIGATTDHVIAAVSADEDLSVVFLADRITMRDREHPLLAVAVLTRDECESDEEFEAYGGSVRTVPAGIHDIHANLSIANLDFADFAEAARTDPAGIFRSI from the coding sequence GTGCTGCCCGCTGTCACCGGCCGCGATGAGTTCGCCGCACTGATCATTAGAACCGACTTCAGCGACGAGACAGTCTGGCGAGCCGTGTGTGCGGAGTCGTTGAGGCCGTGGGGCGACGGTGACTATGAGCCCCACGTCCACATCGTCGACGATCTGGTCTGGATCGGTGCCACAACCGATCACGTGATCGCCGCCGTATCTGCGGACGAGGATCTGAGCGTCGTCTTCCTCGCCGACCGCATCACCATGCGGGACCGCGAGCACCCACTGCTGGCTGTGGCGGTCCTGACCAGGGACGAGTGCGAGAGCGACGAGGAGTTCGAGGCCTACGGCGGATCGGTCCGCACCGTCCCCGCAGGCATTCACGACATCCACGCGAACCTGTCGATCGCCAACCTGGACTTCGCAGACTTTGCAGAGGCCGCCCGGACCGATCCCGCAGGGATCTTTCGATCCATCTAG
- a CDS encoding nuclear transport factor 2 family protein, with product MIAELQQAVAKYAHALDELNVPELEAVLAEDTTWTFTMPGQGVLGPVAGRAAVLDFVRDGHTVQTGRVRHHLGNVVVTTTDAATAEVRAYLVQTRNTGESIQMISTGVYTFGLRRSDGGWRIAELTLTLDNAF from the coding sequence GTGATCGCCGAACTCCAGCAGGCGGTGGCGAAGTACGCCCACGCCCTGGACGAGCTGAATGTGCCCGAGCTGGAAGCGGTCCTGGCCGAAGACACCACCTGGACCTTCACGATGCCCGGACAGGGAGTGCTCGGCCCGGTCGCCGGACGCGCGGCGGTGCTCGACTTCGTCCGTGACGGGCACACGGTCCAGACCGGAAGGGTGCGGCACCACCTGGGCAATGTCGTGGTCACGACGACGGACGCCGCTACCGCTGAGGTGCGGGCCTATCTGGTGCAGACGAGGAACACCGGCGAGAGCATCCAGATGATCTCGACCGGGGTCTACACGTTCGGCCTGCGCCGGTCCGACGGTGGGTGGCGGATCGCCGAGCTCACCCTGACGCTGGACAACGCCTTTTAG